The genomic DNA attattatttactttagaacttcatttcattcatctttcaatttaaacttgcatataaccataaaatatatattaatatctaatttaaaccatttttaagatcaaaagaagggtataattataacaaattttttataaaattaaccactaatcattcCGTCGCAAAATAGCGAAGGAaatgtccgtcgctaaatcccgaatttcttgtagtgaatggTCTGCCAGATATAAGGAGAACTTTAGAGAGCTCAAAAGCAGGTTGACCTCAACACTTATCCTAGCTATACCAAGTGGGTCAGAGGATATGTTATatattgttgtactttttgtacattagttttaatgatgaaaaacatatattggtttaatccctaagtcatgtgtcaagtgtgtggttttcaatatatatcaatttcaatatcaagtttcacttgtgaaaatgaaaaccctgttttgactaagtctgaaagattagcaccttataaggagacatataagaaagagttttctttttggaaaactatctcctggtaatttgatatctaacattcattagtgctaaaacgatttttaatgaatttttcattaaatataaagtatatattttggaggtgggtTAAATCGCAAAATtgtaagtttgtactaaaatccaaaatctactttcttattgttttggatttcgattttctagatatttttattgaatccaaatagggggtacttcgttatttacatttatgtattaaagtaaatggaggtaaaatataaataaaataaaataaaataaggacaTTTACtttaactaaagaaatgtaaataaactgtgatgtatacatgttgTGGATTGTGTTGTAATgcaaatgtttttgaaaatatgtcatctttccatgcatgtttcgaaacccctttgaaaaggttttcaatgttttcaagtgcatgtgctatttcgaaacatctatgtattagcatttgtttcaggttttgaactatgtttcgaaacctatatatcatgtttcaaaacctcatttccaaagaggtatgtttcgaaacctatatgtatcatgttttgaaacctcatttccagagagatatgtttcgaaacctctgacattctgtCAGCAACCGAGATGCATGTGTGCTGCATTTTTGTAtgcttctcacatcattttattaatgcattctccatgctatgagattcaaatttgaatttgaatgtgagtgcttttaaaatattcaaagtgggcataagtgtttgtctcccacttgtctgctgtctctaagtgctttgtccagctggaagcttgtatgtttcaaaacatgttgtctatgttttgaaaccttggtttatttatgtgatgtttcgaaacacactttgcatgtttcgaaacctacttttctgtcttgtctctaacggctataaacggccatatttctatctcttggtataaatagcaggtatttgaagacaagaacagATTGATAGAGagacaacaagcaagaacaagtgagcacacactagagacacacactcAAGCACAAgaggtgattaaaatgtttgattgaGCTTTCAAGAAGATCTACACACAGCTTATTCTCGTGCATTGCaagtgtgaaaaggagaagcaagctgaAATCCGAAGTCTCATCCTTttagctctcctcacctcaagttaagagttTTGTACAACCATGTGGTAAGACATTTATTGCtcattgggttgtaaaagataaaacgTTTATTGTCTTGTaaatgttgtaaggtttgaattTAGCCTAAAACTTATTAtgttgtaaaggtttgagtttagcctaaaactcattgtgtcaaaagtttgagtttagccttaaaactcacttagtgtaaggtttgagttaagcccgtaaaaactcacttggtgctaggtttgagttgagcccgtaaaaactcactttgtaaggttttagggtgaacagtggtaaaacccttgttgtggtgatcactagtaaaatgtgattgggattgaaaaatccttcaagtgggtaagcttgaaggtagtggagtaggcgggtgccgaaccactatatatcttgtgtgcaagtattctttagctttcatgtatcattatttcctattgcacatgcttgcataagttttgttatcaaagactaaaatagttttcttgagaacaagtttatacatatacatagaaaacatatctttgatatataaACATCTTTAGTATACTCTTAattacataaatcataattttcaAAGATTGTTATTTTGAACTACATGGTaaaagatttcgaatcaagcaaaatagtgaagtagatttcgaaacatacatttcatatttcgaaacttgtaaaatagtgaagtatatttcgaaacatatatagtaggtttcgaaacctacttaacagaaagtcttatttcaaaacatatatcctatatttcgaaacatagtgttttgCCATCAATcgaagttttaattttttttagaaaatttactcaaatcccaattcatcccttcttgggatatatttgccatcattaggaaccaacattGTATATACTAATACCCTAAAAATAGGATTAAGGTGGTGTTAATGCAACATGGATGAGTAATTTCATATGGATCACACCAATTGAAAGGCACAAAGTGAACTACCCGATGCATGACTTGGAGCCGGCgactatggaggcactacctgtGAAATGTTCGATGTGTTCATGAACCCTAAAAAGCctgaggtatgtgttctcgcaaaaGGAGCTAAACCTTAGGTAGCGACATTGGATGGAGTTCCTTAAGGACTATGACTGCACCATTCAATATCACCTGGGGTGggccaatgtggtggctgacgcTTTAAGTAAGAATGTGCTTATAGTTATGGTTAGCTTGATGGTCCGTGATTGGCATCTGTTTAAGGCTTTTAGCCAActgacggtgagtgtagtgccaaagAGATTATATGTCCTTATTGCTAGTATGTTAGTTCAGCTGGATTTGGTGAACGAGATACAGGAGGCAGGTGTGAATGACAAGCGCATACATTTATGGATAGATAAACATGGCCAGCCCAAGAACCCCGACTTTGTGATGCGATATGGTATTCTCAGATTTTGGGAAAGAATATACGTGCCAAAACTTAAGGACTTGAGGCAAAGAATTCTAGACGAGGCCCACAAAGCTCGATATATAGTACACCTGGGAGCCACAAAGATGTATAGGGATCTTCGGGAAGTCTACTAGAGGCCAAGAATAAAGACGAGTGTGGCAAGAAAAGTGGCTCATTGTGATACATGCCAAAGAGTCAAGATTGAGCATCAAAGATTGATAGGGTTATTAAAACCCTTAGACATCcctaaatgaaaatgagaacaTGTCACAAATGGTCTTTGTGACGAGATTTCTAAAGAATCAAATGAATAATGATGCGAGTTGGGTCATAACGAACCGACTCACGAAATCAGTACACTTCTTGCCTAATGGATAAGTCGGCACGAAAGTTTGCAGAATATATAGTACATAAGAAAGATAATCAAGCTCCATGACACATCTGTGAGTATAATCTTGGGTCAGAACCCAAGGTTCACAGCGAAATTCGAGTAGAGACAATCGAGTTGAAAGATAATTTGACTTATTCAGAGTCACCCAAACGGATCTTGGAGCATCATGACCAAGTTTTAAGGAATAAAGAAATTCCTTTGGTAAAAATTCAGTGGAGAAGTCACATAAAAAAAGAGGCAATGTGCGAGCTCAAGGATTCAATTAAGAAGAAATACCCCTAGTTGTTCAAGAAAATGGAAATATAATAGAGAATTCttacaattttctaaaattttactaAAGATTTTTGTGAATAGAGAAATGATTATGGATTTGTGAAATGGAATGAATTGTTTTGGGATGTGTCCCTACATGTGGAGAGCTACAATAGGAAATTCTGCAAGAGGCACGTCATACTGTGTAATGAATGTAAGCTAGG from Diospyros lotus cultivar Yz01 chromosome 4, ASM1463336v1, whole genome shotgun sequence includes the following:
- the LOC127799812 gene encoding uncharacterized protein LOC127799812 — its product is MEFLKDYDCTIQYHLGWANVVADALSKNVLIVMVSLMVRDWHLFKAFSQLTVSVVPKRLYVLIASMLVQLDLVNEIQEAGVNDKRIHLWIDKHGQPKNPDFVMRYGILRFWERIYVPKLKDLRQRILDEAHKARYIVHLGATKMYRDLREVY